From Zingiber officinale cultivar Zhangliang chromosome 5B, Zo_v1.1, whole genome shotgun sequence, the proteins below share one genomic window:
- the LOC121985683 gene encoding peptidyl-prolyl cis-trans isomerase FKBP20-2, chloroplastic-like isoform X1, whose amino-acid sequence MYLISPFSSPSSVLASSTSRSFPGASAVPVRTSILASEQEQRLGFEHDFVSRSTWAGDRRDRSRRRDLLLVSLISYSSMLALSSASGKVKGSNPYNEKRLLEQNKKIQTANNAPDDFPNFVREAFQVKVVTSDNYVRTDSGLIYLDILVGKGDCPKEGQQVTFHYVGYNESGRRIDSTYLQDRPAKIRLGNKSLVPGFEEGIRDMRPGGKRRIIIPPELGPPVGPSTFFSAKQFEVFDIELLDVNDCQRRTIGFYSDVVCN is encoded by the exons ATGTACCTCATCTCTCCCTTCTCCTCGCCTTCTTCCGTGCTCGCTTCATCAACTTCCA GAAGTTTTCCAGGCGCTAGTGCGGTTCCTGTCAGGACTTCCATATTAGCGTCCGAGCAAGAACAAAGGTTAGGGTTTGAACACGATTTTGTTTCTCGCAGTACCTGGGCAGGCGATCGAAGGGATAGAAGCCGGAGGAGGGATCTTCTTTTGGTTTCGTTGATTTCCTACAGCTCTATGCTGGCGCTTTCTTCTGCCTCCGGGAAGGTGAAGGGTAGCAACCCTTACAATGAGAAGCGACTGCTCGAACAGAACAAGAAGATACAAACGGCCAACAATGCTCCTGATGATTTCCCCAATTTCGTTAGAGAAG CCTTTCAAGTTAAAGTAGTGACTTCAGATAACTATGTGAGGACCGACTCCGGACTCATCTATCTGGATATACTGGTTGGTAAAGGTGATTGCCCAAAGGAGGGTCAGCAG GTCACATTTCACTATGTTGGTTATAATGAATCAGGCCGTCGTATTGACAGCACTTACCTGCAAGACCGACCTGCTAAAATTCGACTAGGGAATAAATCATTGGTCCCAG GATTTGAGGAAGGAATAAGGGACATGAGACCAGGAGGGAAAAGAAGAATCATTATTCCTCCAGAACTAGGGCCTCCA GTAGGACCTTCGACATTCTTCAGCGCAAAGCAATTTGAAGTTTTTGATATAGAACTTCTCGATGTGAACGATTGCCAGAGAAGAACAATTGGATTTTACTCTGATGTCGTCTGTAATTGA
- the LOC121987802 gene encoding zinc finger CCCH domain-containing protein 3-like, with product MPLGKYHCDYCDKQFQDTPGARKRHLQGLSHQRARALWYDSFKEPHGVSPLFQPDGSLAKGVCHHFVRSGVCKYGDACKYFHPKQDSLNPARYVTELSYHPDMLPFQNSSVTNFQLRENLSGTSTIMNQAGISWGNLPPSLRPPPPDGGQPLPFVDWG from the exons ATGCCACTCGGGAAGTACCACTGCGACTACTGCGATAAGCAGTTCCAAGACACGCCGGGCGCCCGCAAGCGCCACCTCCAGGGCCTCAGCCACCAGCGCGCCCGCGCCCTTTGGTACGACTCCTTCAAAG agccgcatggagtatctCCTCTTTTCCAGCCTGATGGAAGCCTGGCTAAGGGGGTTTGCCACCACTTTGTCCGATCT GGGGTTTGCAAGTATGGGGACGCATGCAAGTATTTTCACCCGAAGCAGGATTCGCTCAATCCCGCACGTTACGTGACAG AGCTGAGCTACCACCCAGACATGCTACCATTTCAGAATAGTTCGGTTACTAATTTTCAATTAAGGGAGAATTTATCAG GCACATCAACTATCATGAATCAGGCAGGAATTTCCTGGGGTAACTTGCCTCCATCATTGAGACCACCACCTCCAGATGGTGGCCAGCCTCTTCCGTTTGTTGATTGGGGATAA
- the LOC121985683 gene encoding peptidyl-prolyl cis-trans isomerase FKBP20-2, chloroplastic-like isoform X2, producing MYLISPFSSPSSVLASSTSRSFPGASAVPVRTSILASEQEQSSMLALSSASGKVKGSNPYNEKRLLEQNKKIQTANNAPDDFPNFVREAFQVKVVTSDNYVRTDSGLIYLDILVGKGDCPKEGQQVTFHYVGYNESGRRIDSTYLQDRPAKIRLGNKSLVPGFEEGIRDMRPGGKRRIIIPPELGPPVGPSTFFSAKQFEVFDIELLDVNDCQRRTIGFYSDVVCN from the exons ATGTACCTCATCTCTCCCTTCTCCTCGCCTTCTTCCGTGCTCGCTTCATCAACTTCCA GAAGTTTTCCAGGCGCTAGTGCGGTTCCTGTCAGGACTTCCATATTAGCGTCCGAGCAAGAACAAAG CTCTATGCTGGCGCTTTCTTCTGCCTCCGGGAAGGTGAAGGGTAGCAACCCTTACAATGAGAAGCGACTGCTCGAACAGAACAAGAAGATACAAACGGCCAACAATGCTCCTGATGATTTCCCCAATTTCGTTAGAGAAG CCTTTCAAGTTAAAGTAGTGACTTCAGATAACTATGTGAGGACCGACTCCGGACTCATCTATCTGGATATACTGGTTGGTAAAGGTGATTGCCCAAAGGAGGGTCAGCAG GTCACATTTCACTATGTTGGTTATAATGAATCAGGCCGTCGTATTGACAGCACTTACCTGCAAGACCGACCTGCTAAAATTCGACTAGGGAATAAATCATTGGTCCCAG GATTTGAGGAAGGAATAAGGGACATGAGACCAGGAGGGAAAAGAAGAATCATTATTCCTCCAGAACTAGGGCCTCCA GTAGGACCTTCGACATTCTTCAGCGCAAAGCAATTTGAAGTTTTTGATATAGAACTTCTCGATGTGAACGATTGCCAGAGAAGAACAATTGGATTTTACTCTGATGTCGTCTGTAATTGA
- the LOC121987803 gene encoding galactinol synthase 1-like, with product MAGEIVDKVSPLGKMKQAPMTAAAYVTFLAGDVDYVKGVVGLAKGLRKVGSAYPLVVAMLPDVPESHRRLLVSQGCIVRVIEPVYPPESQTQFAMAYYVINYSKLRIWEFVEYKKIVYLDADIQVYENIDYLFDLPDGRFYAVMDCFCEKTWSHTPQYEIGYCQQCPDKVAWPARELGRPPPSLYFNAGMFVHEPSLATCESLLATLKITPPTPFAEQDFLNMFFEDIYEPIPLIYNLVLAMLWRHPENVELEKVKVVHYCAAGSKPWRYTGKEANMDREDIKSLVKKWWGVYNDESLDYKPPALAMVAATTEVDEGLKQAPLLAALSKAGAANYVAAPSAA from the exons ATGGCGGGGGAGATAGTTGATAAGGTGTCGCCTCTCGGGAAGATGAAACAGGCGCCGATGACGGCGGCGGCGTACGTGACGTTCCTGGCCGGAGACGTCGATTACGTGAAGGGCGTTGTGGGACTGGCAAAGGGGTTGAGGAAGGTAGGATCCGCGTACCCGTTGGTTGTGGCCATGCTCCCCGATGTGCCGGAGAGCCACCGCCGTCTCCTCGTCTCTCAGGGATGCATCGTGCGTGTGATCGAGCCGGTTTACCCGCCGGAGAGCCAGACCCAGTTCGCCATGGCGTATTACGTCATCAACTACTCCAAGCTCCGCATATGGgag TTCGTGGAGTACAAGAAGATCGTGTACCTGGACGCGGACATTCAGGTGTACGAGAACATCGATTACCTGTTCGATCTGCCCGACGGCCGCTTCTACGCGGTGATGGATTGCTTCTGCGAGAAGACGTGGAGCCACACGCCGCAGTACGAGATCGGCTACTGCCAGCAGTGCCCCGACAAGGTGGCATGGCCTGCCCGAGAGCTCGGGCGGCCGCCGCCCTCCCTCTATTTCAACGCCGGCATGTTCGTGCACGAGCCCAGCCTCGCCACCTGCGAGTCTCTGCTCGCCACCCTCAAGATCACACCTCCCACCCCCTTTGCAGAGCAG GATTTCCTAAACATGTTCTTCGAGGACATCTACGAGCCAATCCCTCTGATCTACAACCTGGTGTTGGCGATGCTCTGGAGGCATCCGGAGAATGTGGAACTGGAAAAGGTCAAAGTGGTTCACTACTGCGCTGCG GGGTCGAAGCCCTGGAGGTACACTGGAAAGGAGGCGAACATGGATCGGGAGGACATCAAATCGCTGGTGAAGAAATGGTGGGGCGTATACAACGACGAGAGCCTGGACTACAAACCGCCGGCTTTGGCGATGGTCGCTGCGACGACGGAGGTGGACGAGGGGCTGAAGCAGGCGCCGTTGCTCGCGGCGCTGTCGAAGGCCGGGGCGGCTAACTACGTGGCGGCTCCCTCGGCAGCGTGA
- the LOC121986999 gene encoding uncharacterized protein LOC121986999 yields the protein MASSSSASSSSSSSFFYTPVNFVISVRDLLLFHKADRAAYDRLVTLGTSPTVARNVVALLMWLENTGIDALAHLRLHASNPAVVLRLVADAEAILNCVRSDGPPRQPPALGALGAIPLIASLASHPLDLHFFHRHRDAAVQGLTYHLIRIGPVIFHDGLQATLTSYDAAEAEARRRNLSPPPLPPELARPYMDAVAELSTAAEDERSIFITFSRGYPLSQGDIEEYFSSKWGKCVEKVTVARSASAVAPVYGKVVFKNVAYLGLVLNGMDLVKFTIKGKQMWARKYEQRGNN from the exons atggcttcttcttcttctgcttcctcctcctcctcctcctcgtttTTCTACACGCCGGTCAATTTTGTTATTTCGGTCCGCGACCTGCTCCTCTTCCACAAGGCCGACCGCGCCGCCTACGACCGGTTGGTCACCCTCGGCACCTCCCCCACCGTCGCCCGCAATGTCGTCGCCCTACTCATGTGGCTCGAGAACACTGGCATCGACGCCCTCGCCCACCTCCGCCTCCACGCCAGTAACCCCGCCGTCGTTCTCCGCCTCGTCGCTGACGCCGAGGCCATCCTCAATTGCGTTCGCAGCGACGGGCCCCCACGCCAGCCCCCCGCCCTAGGAGCCCTCGGCGCCATCCCCCTCATCGCCTCCCTCGCCTCCCACCCGCTCGACCTCCACTTCTTCCACCGCCACCGCGATGCCGCCGTGCAGGGCCTCACCTACCACCTCATCCGTATCGGCCCGGTAATTTTCCACGACGGCCTGCAAGCCACCTTGACCTCGTACGACGCGGCGGAGGCGGAAGCCCGCAGGCGGAACCTGTCGCCGCCTCCTCTACCGCCGGAGCTGGCGAGGCCCTACATGGACGCCGTCGCGGAGCTGTCGACGGCGGCGGAGGACGAACGATCCATCTTCATCACCTTCTCCAGGGGATATCCTCTGTCCCAAGGGGACATCGAGGAGTACTTCAGTAG TAAGTGGGGAAAGTGCGTGGAGAAAGTGACGGTGGCGAGGTCGGCGTCGGCGGTGGCGCCGGTGTACGGAAAGGTGGTGTTCAAAAACGTGGCCTATCTGGGACTGGTGCTCAACGGCATGGACCTGGTCAAGTTTACTATAAAGGGAAAGCAGATGTGGGCGCGCAAGTACGAACAGAGAGGGAATAATTGA
- the LOC121985682 gene encoding protein ROLLING AND ERECT LEAF 2-like: MGCSASRVENEDCVRRCKERRRLMTEIVHSRHHLASAHADYLRSLRLTGSALTCFARGEPLAVSEHAQPVLLRSSAPASLPPPSPLPPPTPSTLPPPPPPVIPQLRRHQQQNHSSASRSPSPTVAASSANHFRIPSVGGHTQFPPVNWAYATTPSQSSSTWDWENFYPPSPPDSEFYERRKAELEEKNRLQRQVPLEEEADESDEERDPGYEEGYGERKEEVHCRDWGEHYRSTTSSSTRSDSEPELEEDVDNERNTFSRSENMAARSEYSGFASSQATPSEIASSAAAEAKSRLRPRLVMESSLARWNGGRREETSSTSATAELTLAVRHHNLAEIAAALEEYFVKAADAGSAFSDLLEIGRAQFDGSFRQLKKKVYHSNSVLSTLSSSWTSKPPLAIRYSLDTSALEESDRGKSHGSTLERLLAWETKLYKEVKAREGVKIEHEKKLSTLQSLECKGKVDAKLDKTKASIKKLQSLIIVTSQAVTTTSTAIAEVRDDELAPQLVQICYALLNMWRKVNQFHETQNHIVQQVRGLVNSASNGESTSNLHRLATRDLEAAVSAWHSSFNRLVKYHRDYVRALYGWLKLTLRQVSSDNPQRDHYSPIANELTTFCDEWKQALDRLPDTVLSEAVKSFMNVIHVIYTKQAEELKIKKRAETYSKELDKKSTALRSIEKKYYQSYSMVGLALPGGGHDNDGQVFDMRDPLAEKKSEVAACRRKVEEEITRHAKAVEVTRSLTLNNIQTGLPGVFQALTGFSRMVVEAMEGVCRRAGSA; encoded by the exons ATGGGATGCTCGGCGTCGAGGGTGGAGAACGAGGACTGCGTGCGGCGCTGCAAGGAGCGGCGCCGCCTGATGACGGAGATCGTCCACTCCCGCCACCACCTCGCCTCCGCCCACGCAGACTACCTCCGTTCGCTCCGCCTTACTGGCTCCGCCCTCACCTGCTTCGCTCGGGGTGAGCCCCTGGCCGTCTCCGAACACGCCCAGCCCGTCCTCCTCCGCTCCTCCGCCCCCGCCTCCCTACCCCCGCCCAGCCCACTTCCCCCTCCGACTCCCTCTACTCTACCGCCGCCACCGCCGCCGGTGATACCACAACTCCGCCGCCACCAGCAGCAAAATCACTCTTCGGCCTCCCGCTCCCCTTCTCCCACTGTCGCTGCTTCTTCCGCCAACCACTTCCGCATACCCTCGGTTGGCGGACACACCCAGTTCCCACCGGTGAACTGGGCGTACGCTACCACCCCCTCCCAGTCCTCATCCACCTGGGACTGGGAGAACTTTTACCCTCCTTCGCCCCCGGACTCAGAGTTCTACGAGCGTAGGAAGGCCGAACTCGAGGAGAAGAATCGCCTGCAACGCCAGGTTCCCTTGGAAGAAGAAGCGGACGAATCTGACGAGGAGCGGGATCCGGGATATGAAGAAGGATACGGAGAACGAAAAGAAGAGGTCCACTGCCGTGACTGGGGCGAGCATTACCGGAGCACCACCAGCTCATCCACCAGATCCGACAGCGAGCCGGAGCTAGAGGAGGACGTAGACAACGAGAGGAATACCTTTTCCCGATCCGAGAACATGGCCGCCAGATCTGAGTACAGCGGATTCGCATCTAGTCAGGCGACGCCGTCGGAGATCGCTTCTTCTGCGGCCGCGGAGGCGAAGTCGCGGCTGCGGCCGAGGTTGGTGATGGAATCGTCGTTGGCCAGATGGAATGGAGGCCGTCGGGAGGAGACATCATCCACCTCCGCCACCGCTGAGTTGACGTTGGCAGTGCGCCACCACAATCTGGCGGAAATTGCTGCAGCCCTCGAGGAGTACTTCGTCAAGGCTGCCGACGCAGGCAGCGCCTTCTCAGATCTCCTTGAGATTGGCCGTGCCCAGTTCGATGGTAGCTTCCGGCAGCTTAAGA AGAAGGTGTACCACTCGAACAGTGTGCTGAGCACTCTATCCTCAAGCTGGACGTCCAAACCACCATTAGCAATTCGGTACAGCCTGGACACGTCTGCATTGGAAGAGTCTGACCGAGGGAAGAGCCATGGATCTACTTTGGAGCGGCTCTTGGCTTGGGAGACTAAGCTCTACAAGGAGGTGAAG GCTAGAGAAGGCGTGAAGATTGAGCATGAGAAGAAACTTTCGACATTACAGAGCCTGGAATGCAAGGGAAAGGTGGATGCTAAACTGGACAAGACCAAGGCTTCAATCAAGAAGTTACAGTCATTAATCATAGTGACATCTCAAGCTGTCACTACTACATCAACTGCGATAGCTGAAGTCCGTGATGATGAACTTGCTCCACAACTTGTCCAGATCTGTTATGC GCTTTTGAATATGTGGAGGAAAGTGAACCAGTTTCATGAAACCCAGAACCATATTGTGCAACAAGTCCGAGGTCTTGTGAATAGTGCTTCTAATGGTGAATCAACATCTAACTTGCATAGGCTAGCGACTCGTGACCTTGAGGCTGCTGTCTCAGCATGGCATTCAAGCTTCAACCGACTTGTGAAATATCATCGTGACTATGTCCGTGCCTTGTATGGCTGGCTTAAGCTTACACTTCGTCAAGTCAGCAGTGACAACCCTCAGAGAGATCATTATTCACCTATCGCAAATGAACTCACCACCTTCTGTGATGAGTGGAAGCAAGCTCTAGATAGGTTGCCTGATACTGTGCTCTCTGAGGCTGTAAAGAGTTTCATGAACGTCATCCATGTCATTTACACAAAGCAGGCAGAAGAGTTGAAGATTAAGAAACGAGCTGAAACTTACTCAAAAGAGCTCGACAAGAAGTCCACAGCACTGAGAAGTATTGAGAAAAAATATTACCAATCATACTCAATGGTTGGTCTTGCGCTTCCTGGTGGGGGGCATGACAATGATGGACAAGTATTTGACATGCGTGATCCATTGGCTGAGAAAAAGTCAGAGGTTGCAGCATGTCGGAGAAAGGTCGAAGAGGAGATCACAAGGCATGCAAAGGCAGTTGAGGTCACAAGATCATTGACCCTTAACAATATACAGACTGGCCTCCCTGGTGTGTTTCAGGCATTGACGGGGTTCTCTAGAATGGTTGTCGAAGCTATGGAAGGTGTTTGCCGTCGAGCTGGATCGGCTTGA